TTGCTTTCGAAAGTGTTTAAGAATGCTTGGGTGCTTGCTTGGTTTTTTGCCGTGGTCTGGTTCGGTTTGAGGAAAGCCGATGACGAAGTTGTCTCGTTGTCTTTGCCTTGAGATTACTGCCTATATTGTCACCATTCGGGACCGATCTCGATGGTCTCGGTGGCTCTGCAAGAGGACCCCAATGTACTGTCATTAGCACTGCCCAAATGTAGTGCCTGATGGTCCCTATTGGCGCAGATTTGCCCTCTCACAAAAGTTGTCAAAGTGTATGGTCCATAAAGGCTTCAATTAAATCTAGAGTCGGGACCCTTTTTTACACGAAGGGCAAACACTCTCAATGATGTTCTTTTTCATTCACAAAACCTGaatctaaaacaaaaaaaaagtactATGAAAGTTTTTGTATTAGTTGGATTATTTTGCCTCCTTTACTTTAGAAATGAACTAATTAGTCTTGAtacattaaatcaaagagcaaatcggtttctgttaaaaatttcatcttatTCTACAATTAAAAACTAACACATTGGAATAAGGGAAATGTAGTACATCATGTGTAACtgtttgattattttattaattatatcaatTATATCAATTTTTAATAGTTGGAATGGATGAACTATTATATGgtgatttatttgttaattttttaaataaagtgATAAAGATGCTGTAGGACCAAATTTAAAACAAACCTAAATATAAAAACACCTATTAAAACCCAACACAAACCCAAAGCCTAACAGATTACCCAAAACCTAACCCACATCTCTCAACCCAATACACAAAACATAGAGCCAACCCAACACCCTAGCAGCAGAAGGAAATCGGCGCCGCAAGCTTCGAGTCCAAGCAGAGTACGACGCGCGCCAAGCTTCCGAATCGTGCTCTACTTCATGCCACGCTCCCACGCCTCCGAGATATCTGCAAGGGCAAACAACAGTAGAagattttcattttatttctaggctataaaaagccattgaaAACACTGTAatggggttttttttttggggggggaattttttcttttcaattttttttcacagACTACAGCAGAGAATACACATAAGCAAGTGATAGCAATAAAAGAGATCAAAAACTCAAAAGGTTGTTTTTTTTATTCTTCCTAGTTTCGCATTTTTCCCTTTTTgtctttttttctttgctttgcaaattgttttttaaaataaatatcagAAGTAACGGGGCTTACCTGGGTTCGCCGTGGATCGGCGCCAGAGGCGATGGTATAGAAGAGCCGATGACCCTCCAATTGCGGCGCTTCGGGTTGAAATCCTAGTAGAGATTTTGGGGGGGGCgtgttattttctttctctaaaaAATGGCAGAGTAAATGAATTCAGTGGCTTTTGTCTTTTAATGGGCAAATGAAAGAGCACCGTTTGGTGCTGGTCCCACACACTTTGATACAAAAGGGGGAATTTATGCGTTGAGTCCTTCCCCTTTTGTGCCAATGGTCAATTGGGCCCTGTTTATGCTTCCTTGATTATTTAAATTCATCCTTAGAATTTGCGTgttattccaatttagtccacgTCTAGGTGCAGCGCTTTGGGATTTGGGGAATTTGCATTTTTGGTTTCTCCCTGTTTGTGCGTGTCTAGTTCAAGTCCTtgattttgttttaataattcGATTTGTTTAAAACTATCCTCTAGactttgtttttgtttcaatggagttttttattattttaaaattttgtatgagtTTACATTTAAATAGCTCTTATgtgttattatacatatataatttacgATAAAATCACTCTGTGTCAAATAGATTATTGCTTTCATATTATTCTATATAAATGTTctctttatatttattatatatatattttttcctcttaaatttattatatgtttttcctttttttagtTGATTCATGTACAATTGGGTTCTTTGGGATCCTATTTTGATtgtatattttgtttgttttaaatacctctatttttttattatttatgtttaatcttttatgcatgtatatttttctttcctttatttttttattttgctaCAATTCAAGCTTTCATTCAAATTATTTACTTTgtgatatttattttaaaattcatttgtaCATTACTATATGATATATCATTTCTTTTTTTCCTTGTTTATTCTTTTAAATTCTTACATCTATTacctatttaaaattttcttatagtTTATATAGTTATatttccaaattttctttttcctattatttattttattttattttaaaaaccttattatattttatttgtgtGATTTATTTGAGATTTCTTTTAAAATTGATTTCTTATTCATAAACCACGGGATATAAATGGTGGTACTTTCATAATATATGATGTGCTATTATTGCATGTATTCTAAGTTGTTCCTTTGCATGTCCCTATTTAGATTATTCATGAGATGTTATTGTCGTGTTTTATTCCTTATGTTACcaagttttttaaataaatacatttaatttatttattccatttcatttgaaactttaaacaaggcaatgttctagtatttaaagaattcaaaggaTCGTGCCCTAACGCATCGGGTTTCGCTTTCTTTATGCGCTTTAAATattcgaatatccttttaaagcTAAAATGCACGTTTTAAAGGCAATATCAcatttgaggtcaaaatattgtgtcctaacgtCATCGGATGTAATATTTTACCTCAATGTGAGATGGTCTTTAATACACATTTGACCCacctaaatgttttaaaagccaaTAAAAAGAGGATCGCGTTTTGAACTCTGTCCAAATCTTTagttttcgacattaagacactaaataattaatcaagtaccaattttgggcgtgtcgaggtgctaatccttcctcgaatGCGTCGACTCCGAACCGGTTTTCTATTTTCACgcaccaaaatcgttgttttgaaaattttatttatttattaaaacgaccgtgttttgaggtgatccaatcacaccctattaaaaacgattggtggcgactcccaacttttcgttttcaaaagtcgatttcccgttttcaaaaaaagggtttcgacagctTAGCGACTCCCCTGGGGACATCAGAGAGTCGAGCTGTAAATTAATTGTTTTCTATCTTATTGTCAAAAATTggaaatttagtttttaaatctACGATCCTCTCATTGTATTTTCTGTGTTTTTGTCGGTTTTTATCATGtgggttttattttatttgtcgAGTCTTTCGATATATTCTTGCATcatattgcatgaccgttgtggtcgcaccttttaagtgggagtgagaaactatgctttcgtgaggttttcacctccgcataggctaggggatcgcttccggaatacatccgtacttatgtcttcgtgaggttttcacctccgcacgggcataaggaaatgtattcccctgaaccgaacttgatccatatgaacctataatgggtgagggtcgaggaatctgctggttcaggtacctttacacTAGAATTAAATCACATATAGTGAACTGTAAGAACCCGTCTTAGGTAGAATTACACCTAGCCCTAGTGGTTTCTCGAATAGGCTTTGGATAATTTATTGATTGCTTTGATTTATATTCTTATGCATGATTCTGACTTGTGCTTTTCCTTCTTTCTCTAATAGTGTTTGCAtatcattttcatcataaaaggagGTGTCGATATACGGTTCAGTTACTAATAGAAAGTTTTGCCATGAAGAACGAATTCCTTGATAAAGTGAAAGACAACGCATTTGTCCAAAGGTGGTCAGAGAATGCACAGTTAGAGAAAGGTGACAGTTTGACAAAGGAGTGCAcatcagagttatgggacttTACTCGTATTAATATGGTCCAGAACGATCTTCAGGAGTTGAAAAAAATATGGAGTCACTGGGATGATGAGATGAAGCAGCTTCTCTACTGTAATTATGGTGATATTCCTTATCTCCTCGATGTTAAGGTAGATAGGTATTTGTTCCGCGCTATGGCTCAATTTTGGAATTCCGCCTACAGTTGTTTTACTTTCGGAAGGGTGGATCTAGCACCTACTGTTGAGGAATATACAGCATTGCTTCGTTGTCCGAGGTTTCAAGTTGATAAGATTTATTCTAGAGTTGTCAATACCCCAACTTTTGTAAAGAGGTTGATGAACATTACTGGGATGAGTGAACAGTGGGTTGAGGCTCGGGTCCAGCAGAAAGGCAGTGGAAAGTGTATCCCTTGGGAAAATTTGAGAGATCTGATCCTGACTCACCCTGACATGAAGAAAAGAGTTGATGTTTTCGCCTTGAgcatttatggtttggttattttccctAAGGCTTTAAGGCATGTAGATGAAGCAGTCGCCGATCTATTTGACCGATTAGGTAAAGGAGTCACTCCAGTTCCTACAATCTTGGCGGAGACTTTCAGATCTTTGAGTATATGTCGGAGGTCAGGTGAAGGCAGATTTATTGGGTGTGCACAACTCTTGTTAGTATGGTTTCATAGCCACTTTTGGAGGGTAGGAAAGGCCTCTTACCGACCTTTTTTCGGAGATTACTCACCTTTGAAGAAGATAGTGACCATATCGAGAAAAGATGACATAACAGAAGAAAAATGGATGGCGATACTTCAAAATCTCCAAGAAGAGGATATCGAATGGAAGGCCCCTTGGATGGTTTCTGATGAGATTCCCTACCGATGTGGGAGTTATGATTGGGTCCCTTTGTTGGGGATTTGGAGAGCCGTTGGATACGCCCCTCTACTGGTATTGAGgcaatatagatcaagataattTATATCGATGAAGCAAAGGCTAGCTCAGAGCGGGTTCTCGTATGGGGAGAAAGACTCCAAGAAAAAACAGCCGTGAGATTTATAATGCTTGGAACCAAACTTGCCGGATAAAGAGAGTTGCTGTGAATCCAATGGTAACTCCTGAATATAACGAATGGTGGAGTAGAAGGGTTAACGATAATATCCCGAGGCCGAATTTAGAAGAAGCTCGACCGATAGAGGAATATCTACGAGTGGTTCCCTCTGAATTGGAAATCATAAAGCAAGACTTCGAAAAGAAAACCTCAGAGTTAGAAAGGAAAATAGAGCGGTTGGAGGAGGAAAAGTATACTTAAAGTTGGATGTTGATGTTCAAAATCCGAGGTGAGAATttgagaaagagaaagagaagtTGAGGAGGACCTAGACAGTCTGAAGACTGATTACAAACAACTGCATAAGTCAATGAGAAATGCTGGCTTGGGTAAAACGTCTGAACAGTGGAGGCAAGAAATCCAAGAGGAAAAGGCTAGGGCTGATTGGTGGGAAAGAAAGTTCCACGATGCTCAGGCTCGAGaagtcacttgtaaaaagagtttGGATGATAGCCAGAATGAAAAACAGATGTTAAGAGCTCAGGTGGAGGAGTTAGAAATGGCACTATAGCAACATCGGTGTCGTAACTCAGTAATTGAATTAAGAGCTAGTCTAAGCAAGATCGAGAATTTGAAGGGGAAAGTAGAAGAACTTGAAGCTACACTTCAGAACTGTGAGAATCAAATTGAATTATTGGAAGCAAATAATGAGCAACTAGGGGAGTAACTTCACCGATCTCGTGATCGGTCCGAGATAGGGATTACTTAATGGGTGAAGCTATAGCTCGATCTGACGGTGGCTGATCACTTACAGATTTTGGCGGTCCAAGCAGATGTGCTAGGAGTTAAATATGAGTTAGAATCAGATCGGGGGCGAGAGTTAGCCTGCTTTCTTAAGAAAGTAAAAGCTTTGGGTGTTAGGGCAAGACCGTATATGTAattcattttatgtaaaagattttgtttttcaaagaagttttctaaatgaaattgaattgaatcgACGtctcctttttgcattcatgtcatgcatttgcattacattgcatcGCATAACatcatatacacaaaagaaccttATTAATTAGTGGCCATTTATCTAGTTACCCTGGAACACTGGTACTACACACGAAGGAAGACAAAGGATATGGATCAGAGGTTTGAGCAAATGCAAAAGGAGATGTAAGAGCAACTGCAAGCTCAGATGCAAGAGCAGCTGGCTAAGATCCAGCAGGAAATGAGAGACCAAATGCTGGAGTCCTAGAGAAACATGTTAGAATCACAAAATAGCATGATAAGCCAGCTGACACAGCTGTTTAAAGGAGGGTCTGACAAAGGAAAAGGCCCTATGGTTGACACGAAAAATGACAATGAGGATTCCGCTTGTTCTACAAGTTTTGCGCCAGCAAACATGCAAACACAACCACCAAGGGTGTCTGTTAATGTCCAACCTCTTTATCAAACTGGTACCTCGGTACCAGTAAACTTATCAGCGGGATCGAGTACCAACCCTAAAGATAATCTAGCAAACCCCCAGGTCCCTGACTTCGACGACGCAGCAGAggtggaaaaagaaaaaacagaACTGCCCAAACAAATGGAGGACCAATATAAATGGTTGGTGAAGAAGTTCAAGGCGTTGGAAAGTGTTGATAATTACTGCGGAATGGATGCCAGAGAGTTGAGTCTAGTCCCAGATTTGGTATTACCTCCCAAGTTCAAAATACTAGAATTTGAAAGATACAACGGAACTAGTTGCCCTGAGGCTCACATCATGATGTTTTGTCGGAGAATGACGGGTCATGTCAATAATGATCAGTTGTTGATTCACTGTTTTCAAGACAGTTTGGTGAAATCATGCCAAATGGTACAATCGCTTGAGTCGCACCCAAGTTAAGTCATGGAAGGACCTAGCTCAGCCTTCATGAAGCAAGACGACCATATAATGATATAGCACCGGACCGGATCACACTCTGAATATGGAGAAGAAGCTGCTTAAAGCTTCCAAAAGATGCTCGAGAGATGGAGAGAGGTCGCTACACAGGTCCAACCACCGTTGCTAGAAAAAGAAACAACCATACTCTTCATCAATACATTGAAGGCGCCTTTCATTACTCATATGTTAGGTAACGCAACCAAGAGCTTTgcagacatagtaatgtctggcgaaatgatagaaaatgccataAGATCAGGTAAGATAGAAGTTGGGGAGAACACGAAAAGGTCAGCCCCGAAGAAAAGAGAGAATGAAGTAGGTAATGTGAGCTCAGGCTACGCAAAACCGGCCACTGTTAATCAGTCAAGGGCGATAGTCACAGGCCAGCAGGCCTCACCAAGACGGGAGCCTAACATGAGACAGAATACAGAGAAGTTTCAATTTACTCCCATACCAGTGACATATAGGGAGTTGTACAAAAGTCTGTTTGATGCACATGTAGTGGCTCCTTTCCACTTAGAGCCGCTATGACCCCCCATACCCTAAGTGGTACGATGCAAATGCTCAGTGCGAATACCACGCAGGGATTACGGggcactcgatagaaaactgtaCCTCATTCAAAAGGTGCGTGGAAAGGCTTATCAAAGCAGGTGTTCTAAAATTTGATGATACACCTGGTACAGAAATCTGTTGCTCACCATACCGATAAAGGGTAAACGCGATAATTGAGAATGTGGGGAGAAAAGTCAAGCTGAATATCGCGGAGGTGAGAACCCCATTGAAGCT
This window of the Gossypium arboreum isolate Shixiya-1 chromosome 12, ASM2569848v2, whole genome shotgun sequence genome carries:
- the LOC108477694 gene encoding uncharacterized protein LOC108477694, translating into MKNEFLDKVKDNAFVQRWSENAQLEKGDSLTKECTSELWDFTRINMVQNDLQELKKIWSHWDDEMKQLLYCNYGDIPYLLDVKVDRYLFRAMAQFWNSAYSCFTFGRVDLAPTVEEYTALLRCPRFQVDKIYSRVVNTPTFVKRLMNITGMSEQWVEARVQQKGSGKCIPWENLRDLILTHPDMKKRVDVFALSIYGLVIFPKALRHVDEAVADLFDRLGKGVTPVPTILAETFRSLSICRRSGEGRFIGCAQLLLVWFHSHFWRVGKASYRPFFGDYSPLKKIVTISRKDDITEEKWMAILQNLQEEDIEWKAPWMVSDEIPYRCGSYDWVPLLGIWRAVGYAPLLVLRQYRSR